A portion of the Bifidobacterium sp. ESL0800 genome contains these proteins:
- the acnA gene encoding aconitate hydratase AcnA — translation MTLSDRQLNILHVGDAVFDYYRISDLPGIEHLPYSLKVLVENLLRRIDGINVTEDQVNELLKWDPNAEPSHEIEFGPSRVLMQDFTGVPCIVDLATMRDAVAELGGNPEVINPQVEADMVIDHSVQIDHYGVADAVTRNMDREYQRNGERYRFLRWGQQAFRNFRVVPPGTGIIHQVNIEYLAKIVMSKPGERGRDLAYLDSCVGTDSHTTMVGGLGVLGWGVGGIEAEAAMLGQPISMLVPRVVGFKLTGSIPEGVTATDVVLTITQMLREHGVVGKFVEFYGDGVASVPLANRATIGNMSPEFGSTCGIFPIDQVTLDYLRLTGRSDEQIALVEAYAKANRLWGDTSDPDYVEPEYSEYMELDLGTVVPSIAGPKRPQDRIRLDEAKATFEKTLPDYETPNTNHDPVPVHTDFRGDFEIRNGDVAIASITSCTNTSNPSVMIAAGLLARAARAHGLKPKPWVKTSLAPGSQVVADYLKKAGLQEDLDALGYELVGFGCTTCIGNSGPLLPEISKAVNDNDLTMTSVLSGNRNFEGRISPDVKMNYLASPPLVIAYAIAGTLDFDFETQPLGTDIKTGREIFLRDIWPSNEEIAKVVSTAVNREMFVRDYADVFEGDERWKSLDVPSGKRFAWDPDSTYVRRQIFFDGMSAEPQPVQDVRGARVLALLGDSVTTDHISPAGAFPASSPAGRYLLDHGIEPKDFNSYGSRRGNHEVMVRGTFGNIRLRNQLLASVGEEIRPGGFTYDFEAGKPTTIFDASLDYRKAGTPLVVLAGSEYGTGSSRDWAAKGTLMLGVKVVIARSFERIHRSNLIGMGVLPLQFPEGQSAQSLGLDGTETYDFQGIETLNNGVIPKAVHVIATKPEAEGNPTPKPIEFDATVRIDTPGEAEYYRNGGILQYVLRRLMK, via the coding sequence ATGACATTGAGCGACCGCCAACTGAATATTCTACATGTAGGAGACGCAGTCTTCGACTATTATCGAATCTCCGATTTGCCCGGCATCGAGCACCTGCCGTATTCGTTGAAGGTCTTGGTCGAAAACCTGCTGCGTCGCATCGACGGCATCAACGTCACCGAAGACCAGGTCAACGAGCTGCTGAAGTGGGACCCGAATGCCGAACCCAGCCACGAGATTGAATTCGGGCCCTCACGCGTGCTGATGCAGGACTTTACCGGCGTGCCCTGCATCGTCGATCTCGCCACCATGCGTGATGCTGTGGCCGAGCTGGGCGGGAATCCCGAGGTCATCAACCCGCAGGTCGAGGCCGACATGGTCATCGACCACTCCGTGCAGATCGACCACTACGGCGTCGCCGACGCGGTGACGCGCAACATGGACCGCGAATACCAGCGCAACGGCGAACGCTACCGTTTCCTGCGCTGGGGGCAACAGGCGTTCAGGAACTTCCGCGTGGTGCCGCCGGGAACCGGCATCATCCATCAGGTCAACATCGAATATCTTGCAAAAATCGTGATGAGCAAACCAGGGGAGCGCGGGCGCGATCTGGCCTACCTCGACTCCTGTGTCGGCACCGATTCGCATACCACCATGGTCGGTGGCCTGGGCGTGCTCGGCTGGGGCGTCGGCGGCATCGAGGCCGAGGCGGCCATGCTCGGCCAGCCCATCTCCATGCTCGTGCCGCGTGTGGTCGGCTTCAAGCTCACCGGCTCCATTCCCGAAGGCGTCACCGCCACCGACGTGGTCCTGACCATCACCCAGATGCTGCGCGAGCACGGCGTGGTCGGCAAATTCGTGGAGTTCTACGGCGACGGTGTCGCTTCCGTGCCGCTGGCCAACCGCGCCACCATCGGCAACATGAGCCCCGAATTCGGCTCGACCTGTGGCATCTTCCCGATTGACCAGGTCACGCTCGACTACCTGCGCCTCACCGGTCGCAGCGACGAGCAGATCGCGCTGGTCGAGGCCTATGCCAAGGCCAATCGACTCTGGGGCGACACCAGCGACCCTGATTATGTGGAGCCGGAATATTCCGAGTATATGGAACTCGATCTTGGCACGGTCGTTCCTTCTATCGCCGGCCCCAAACGTCCGCAGGACCGCATCAGGCTTGACGAGGCCAAGGCCACGTTCGAAAAAACGCTGCCTGATTATGAGACGCCGAACACGAATCATGACCCGGTGCCGGTACATACCGATTTCCGCGGTGACTTCGAGATCAGGAACGGCGACGTCGCCATCGCATCGATTACCAGCTGCACCAACACCTCCAACCCATCGGTGATGATCGCCGCCGGATTGCTCGCCCGAGCTGCCCGGGCCCACGGCCTCAAGCCAAAACCGTGGGTCAAGACCTCGCTGGCCCCGGGTTCGCAGGTTGTGGCCGACTATCTCAAGAAAGCCGGTTTGCAGGAGGACCTGGATGCATTGGGTTACGAGCTAGTCGGCTTTGGCTGCACCACCTGCATCGGCAACTCCGGCCCGCTGCTGCCCGAGATTTCCAAGGCGGTCAATGACAATGACCTGACGATGACCTCGGTGCTTTCAGGCAACCGCAACTTTGAAGGGCGCATCAGCCCCGATGTCAAGATGAACTATCTGGCCTCGCCGCCGCTCGTGATCGCCTACGCCATCGCCGGCACGCTCGACTTCGACTTTGAAACCCAGCCGCTCGGCACAGACATCAAAACCGGCCGCGAAATCTTCCTGCGCGATATCTGGCCGTCCAATGAGGAGATAGCCAAGGTCGTTTCGACTGCCGTCAATCGTGAGATGTTCGTACGCGACTACGCCGACGTCTTTGAGGGTGACGAACGCTGGAAGTCCCTCGACGTACCGTCGGGCAAACGCTTTGCGTGGGATCCGGACTCCACGTATGTGCGTCGCCAGATCTTCTTCGACGGCATGAGCGCCGAACCGCAGCCGGTTCAAGATGTGCGCGGCGCTCGCGTCTTGGCCTTGCTTGGCGACTCCGTGACCACCGACCACATCTCGCCGGCCGGTGCGTTCCCTGCCTCGAGCCCTGCAGGCAGGTACCTGCTGGACCATGGCATTGAGCCAAAAGATTTCAACTCCTATGGTTCCCGTCGCGGCAATCACGAGGTCATGGTGCGTGGCACGTTCGGTAATATCCGTCTGCGCAACCAGTTGCTCGCCTCGGTGGGCGAAGAGATACGCCCAGGCGGATTCACCTATGATTTCGAGGCAGGCAAACCGACCACGATCTTCGACGCCTCGCTCGATTACCGCAAGGCTGGCACCCCGTTGGTCGTGTTGGCGGGCAGCGAATACGGCACCGGTTCCTCGCGCGATTGGGCGGCCAAGGGTACGTTGATGCTCGGTGTCAAGGTCGTCATCGCCCGCAGCTTCGAACGCATCCACCGCTCCAACCTCATCGGCATGGGAGTTCTGCCCCTGCAGTTCCCCGAAGGCCAGTCCGCACAATCGCTTGGTCTCGACGGCACGGAAACCTACGATTTCCAAGGTATCGAGACGCTCAACAACGGTGTGATTCCCAAGGCCGTCCACGTCATCGCCACCAAGCCAGAAGCTGAAGGCAACCCAACTCCCAAGCCCATCGAATTCGACGCCACCGTCCGTATCGACACCCCAGGCGAGGCCGAGTACTACCGCAACGGCGGCATCCTCCAATATGTCCTGCGTCGGCTGATGAAGTAG